A genomic window from Vicinamibacteria bacterium includes:
- a CDS encoding antitoxin VapB family protein: protein MAVKTITIDLEAYEVLSRYKTPGKSFSEVIKDELGRRRTGRDLRRIVERLRMSEDALD, encoded by the coding sequence CACCATCGATCTCGAGGCATACGAGGTCCTCTCCCGGTACAAGACCCCCGGTAAATCCTTCTCGGAAGTGATCAAGGACGAGCTCGGGCGTCGGCGAACGGGTCGGGATCTTCGCCGCATCGTGGAGCGGCTTCGCATGAGTGAGGATGCACTCGATG